The sequence GATGCAATTTTATTCGGAGCAGTAGGCGACTGGAAATACGACACACTCGCTCGCGAATTTCGTCCTGAACAAGCTATCTTGGGTTTGCGCAAACACTTAGAGTTGTTTGCCAACTTTAGACCGGCAATTTGTTATCCAGAGCTCACTGCAGCATCTAGCTTGAAGCCAGAAATTATCGGTGGTTTGGATATCTTGATCGTCCGAGAACTCAATGGCGATATTTACTTTGGTCAGCCCCGTGGCATTCGTACATCTGAGTTGCCACTCTTTAAAGGTGCCCGCGAAGGTTTTGACACGATGCACTATAGCGAGCCAGAAGTGGAGCGTATTGGTCGTGTTGCTTTTGAAGCAGCGCGTAAACGTAGTAAAAAAGTCTGCAGTGTGGATAAGGCAAACGTATTAGAGACCTCCCAGTTATGGCGTGAAGTCATGATCAAAATCTCTCAGGACTACCCTGATGTTGAGCTTTCCCATATGTATGTCGATAACGCGGCAATGCAGCTGGTAAAAGCACCCAAGGCATTTGACGTAGTGGTTACCGGCAACCTCTTTGGCGATATCTTGTCAGATGAGGCAGCTATGCTTACCGGCTCAATTGGGATGCTACCTTCGGCATCTTTGGATAAGAACAATAAAGGCTTGTATGAGCCAAGTCATGGTTCTGCACCGGATATCGCTGGCAAAGGCATTGCTAATCCTTTGGCAACTATTTTGTCTGCAGCAATGATGCTGCGCTATTCATTGGGAATGCCTGCAGAAGCAGATCGAATTGAACGGGCCGTTCAAAAGGTATTGGCACAAGGCTTACGGACTGCAGATATTTATACCGAAGGCACTCAAAAGGTCTCTACTGTACAAATGGGTGATGCAGTGGTGGCAGCACTCTCTTAAATCAATAGTAAATATTCATTAGATAGTTAATCATGGCAAATACAAATACTCCATTAGTAGGTTTAGTCGGCTGGCGTGGCATGGTTGGAAGCGTGCTCATGGATCGGATGCTGGCTGAAAAAGATTTTGACTTGATCGAGCCTGTATTTTTCAGTACCAGCCAAGCTGGCGGAGAAGTGCCTTTAATTAATGGCATAAAAGTCAGCAAGAGCGAAAGCGCTTTGCAAGATGCAAACGATATTCAAGCGCTGTCACGCTGCGACATCATTTTGACTTGCCAAGGTGGTGACTACACCAATGAGATCTTTCCAAAGCTGCGCGCTGCCGGCTGGAATGGCCATTGGATTGATGCTGCTAGTGCGCTGCGGATGAAAGATGACGCGGTATTGGTTTTGGATCCTGTAAATCGCCCAGTGATCGATAAGGCTTTGGCGGCTGGTGGTAAGAACTGGATTGGCGCTAACTGCACCGTGAGCTTGATGATGATGGCTATGGGCGGTTTAGTAAAAGCTGACATGGTTGAATGGATCAGTGCAATGACTTATCAAGCAGCATCTGGTGCTGGTGCACAGAATATGCGCGAACTACTGCTGCAGATGGGTGCATTGCGCGATAGCGTTGCTACTGAGTTAGCGGATCCATCCTCTTGGATTTTGGACATTGATCGCAAAGTCACTGAGACCTTGCGTTCAGCAGATTTCCCGAAAAAGAATTTCCGTAACACGGCTTTGGCTGGTAGCTTGATTCCTTGGATCGATGTGCCAGTAGAGAATGGTCAAACCAAAGAAGAGTGGAAGGGTGGCTCTGAATTCAATAAGATACTTGGTCGTCCAGCATTCCGCACGCCAGGAAGCATTCCGATTGATGGTTTGTGTGTACGCGTTGGTGCGATGCGTTGCCATTCACAAGGTCTGACTGTGAAGTTGAAGAAAGATATTCCACTTAAGGAAATCGAAACTATCTTGGCTAACGATAACCAGTGGGTCAAAGTTGTGCCAAATGATCGTGAAACCACTGAGCGTGACTTATCGCCTGCAGCTGTTAGCGGTACTCTGACAGTGCCAATTGGCCGTCTACATAAAATGGCCATGGGTCCAGAGTACTTGGGCGCATTTACAGTGGGTGACCAGCTGTTGTGGGGTGCTGCCGAGCCATTGCGCCGCATGCTCAGAATTTTGCTCGAAAAATAATGTTGAGAACTTGCCAACTGAGCTTTGTCAAAGCTCTTTGCTTTATTTGGCTAAGTTGGTCTTGTGCTGCCTGGGCAATCTCGCTGGGTTCACCACAACTACAATCCAAGACTGGCGAACCGCTTCGCGTAGAAATTCCCATTCGGGTAGCGGCAGACGAGGAGAGCGCTCTCAATAGTCTCAAGGCACAAACTCCCAATAAGGCTGCCTATGAGCGTCTGGGAATTTCCTCAAAAATTTTAGAGCTCAACCCCCAAGTTTCGGTGTATCGCAATCGCCAAGAAAAATTGATGATCTTAGTCGAGACGGTCAACCCAGTTCCGCTCTCAGAAGATCCATTTGTCGATGTATTAGTGAATCTCAATTGGGCAAGTGGAAGCATTACCAAAACTTACACATTGTTATTGGGCGATGTGCAGAAGGTTCTAGTTAAGCCTGGTCAAACTCTATCGGAGATTGCAGCATTGATGGCTCCACAGCTAGACGGTGCCACATTAGATCAGGCGATGATGGCTTTATATAAAGCGAATCCTGATGCTTTTGCTAGCGGCAGTATTAATCGTTTAGCTGCTGGTGCTGAACTCAATAAGCCGAGCCAAGCGCTTCTGCGGTCCATTAGTCCTGCAGAGGCGAATCAATTTGTGGCAGAGGCGAATGCACAGTGGCGAGCCGAGCAGGGGGCGGCTGGAGCTAACCCCGACTCTAAGTCTGGTAGCACTAAAGTAGCTGAACTGACTCCAAAAGATCGTCTGAAGATCGGCTCTAGTGCAGATAGCAACGAAGAGCGTCGCTACACCGAAGAGCTTGTAGCTCAAGAGAAACAATTAGAGCAAGCTAAAGCTCGCGTAGCAGAGTTAGAAAAGAATGTTGCCGACCTGCAGCGATTGCTCGATAAATCTAAAGAGAAGAAGGCTGTTGACGATCATTTTGGCTTAGGCGCGGCAGGCCCAGCTATTTTGGCGATTACATTAATTACATTAACGGGTTTATTGCTATGGGGCTTTGCGCGTAATGCACGTCGCTCTGAGTTGGGTGATTTTCAGGCGGCAAGCATGCCGGCAGATACTCACCACAAGCTAACTCACGCTAATTATGAAATGCCTGAGCGTGCCAAGGCACTCTTTGCAGGCATCGATTTAGATCTTTCCAAACCAGCAGTAGACCTGCCATCAACACCACCTGCTCCGATCCTAAATCCTTTGGCTGATACTTTGCGTGTCAAATTAAATCTTGCGCGTGCATACATCACGATTGAAGATTTCTCGGCTGCTAGGAGATCTTTAGAAGAGGTGCTACAAGTTAGTAATGCTGTAGACCCAACAATCACGATTGAAGCTCAAGGCTTGTTAGCGGAGCTCTCACATCGCAATGCCTAAGCTCATGGGCGTATCGCAATGCGCATAGCCCTAGGCCTTCAGTATGACGGTAGCCCCTATGCTGGGTGGCAAGTACAACTGAATCAACTCACCGTTCAGGGCGAACTCGAAAAAGCCATTACTGCATTCATTGGAGAAGAGGCTTGTAGGGCTCAGCCAGTCCACACCATCACCGCTGGCAGAACGGATACAGGTGTTCATGCGCTCGGTCAAGTAGTGCACTTTGATGTGAATGTAGAGCGCGAAGTATTTTCTTGGGTAAGGGGGGTGAATTCTTTTTTACCGTCATCGATTGTGATCAATTGGGCTAAAGAAGTTCCAGAAGAATTCAGTGCGCGTTTTTCTGCACACGAGCGAACCTATGTTTATGCATTGCATGCAGGACCTTGCCGTTCACCAATGATGAGTGCGCGCGCCGGCTATGTGATGCTCGCCCCAAATAAATGGTTTGATATTGCAGGCATGAAAAAATCAGCAGAGTGTTTAATCGGCGAGCATGACTTTAGTTCGTTTCGATCTTCAGAATGCCAAAGCAAAACTCCGATTAAAACCATGTACTCAA comes from Polynucleobacter sp. MWH-Svant-W18 and encodes:
- the leuB gene encoding 3-isopropylmalate dehydrogenase, with product MKIAVLPGDGIGPEIVAQAVRVLNALGPKFDLEEAPVGGAAYDVVGHPLPPATLELAKKADAILFGAVGDWKYDTLAREFRPEQAILGLRKHLELFANFRPAICYPELTAASSLKPEIIGGLDILIVRELNGDIYFGQPRGIRTSELPLFKGAREGFDTMHYSEPEVERIGRVAFEAARKRSKKVCSVDKANVLETSQLWREVMIKISQDYPDVELSHMYVDNAAMQLVKAPKAFDVVVTGNLFGDILSDEAAMLTGSIGMLPSASLDKNNKGLYEPSHGSAPDIAGKGIANPLATILSAAMMLRYSLGMPAEADRIERAVQKVLAQGLRTADIYTEGTQKVSTVQMGDAVVAALS
- the asd gene encoding aspartate-semialdehyde dehydrogenase, with translation MANTNTPLVGLVGWRGMVGSVLMDRMLAEKDFDLIEPVFFSTSQAGGEVPLINGIKVSKSESALQDANDIQALSRCDIILTCQGGDYTNEIFPKLRAAGWNGHWIDAASALRMKDDAVLVLDPVNRPVIDKALAAGGKNWIGANCTVSLMMMAMGGLVKADMVEWISAMTYQAASGAGAQNMRELLLQMGALRDSVATELADPSSWILDIDRKVTETLRSADFPKKNFRNTALAGSLIPWIDVPVENGQTKEEWKGGSEFNKILGRPAFRTPGSIPIDGLCVRVGAMRCHSQGLTVKLKKDIPLKEIETILANDNQWVKVVPNDRETTERDLSPAAVSGTLTVPIGRLHKMAMGPEYLGAFTVGDQLLWGAAEPLRRMLRILLEK
- a CDS encoding FimV/HubP family polar landmark protein; amino-acid sequence: MLRTCQLSFVKALCFIWLSWSCAAWAISLGSPQLQSKTGEPLRVEIPIRVAADEESALNSLKAQTPNKAAYERLGISSKILELNPQVSVYRNRQEKLMILVETVNPVPLSEDPFVDVLVNLNWASGSITKTYTLLLGDVQKVLVKPGQTLSEIAALMAPQLDGATLDQAMMALYKANPDAFASGSINRLAAGAELNKPSQALLRSISPAEANQFVAEANAQWRAEQGAAGANPDSKSGSTKVAELTPKDRLKIGSSADSNEERRYTEELVAQEKQLEQAKARVAELEKNVADLQRLLDKSKEKKAVDDHFGLGAAGPAILAITLITLTGLLLWGFARNARRSELGDFQAASMPADTHHKLTHANYEMPERAKALFAGIDLDLSKPAVDLPSTPPAPILNPLADTLRVKLNLARAYITIEDFSAARRSLEEVLQVSNAVDPTITIEAQGLLAELSHRNA
- the truA gene encoding tRNA pseudouridine(38-40) synthase TruA; its protein translation is MRIALGLQYDGSPYAGWQVQLNQLTVQGELEKAITAFIGEEACRAQPVHTITAGRTDTGVHALGQVVHFDVNVEREVFSWVRGVNSFLPSSIVINWAKEVPEEFSARFSAHERTYVYALHAGPCRSPMMSARAGYVMLAPNKWFDIAGMKKSAECLIGEHDFSSFRSSECQSKTPIKTMYSIEIISDEPWLYFRIRGNAFLHHMVRNLVGCFLQIGQGRQRPEWMAEVLAAKDRKVAAPTFMPDGLYLTKIAYPAEFEIPAPWLKNSWLPAEITKP